CAATTTCCTTCACATCCACACCATCAATAATACATTCGTAAATACTGGTTTTGATATTGCGCGGATCAAACCCAACGCCGGAAGTAGCGTTTGCCTGCGGATCGGCATCAACCAACAAAGTGCGATGCTCCAACACGGCTAAACTGGCTGCTAAATTAATGGCAGTGGTTGTTTTTCCAACTCCTCCTTTTTGATTGGCTATTGCGATTATTTTACCCATGTGTTTCTTTTTTATTTTGAAAAAATATTTTTTCGAGAACGAAAATCAAACGTTTGAAATCGTTCCAATTGGCATTAAAATCAACTCTTTTCCGGCTCTTTGAAATTTTGTTTTTGCTTCCTCTTTATCAATTTCGATAGGAGGGAAGGTATCGTAATGCATTCCGATAATTTTGTTGCAATGAATAAAATCTGCAGCAATAATGGCATTGTCAACGCCCATCGTAAAATAATCACCGATAGGTAAAAAGGCAAAATTTAATTTTCGAAACTCACCAATTAATTTCATATCGTAGGTAAGCGCGGTATCTCCTGCATAATAAAAATTTCCTTCGCCAGATTCAATGATAAATCCCATCGGATTTCCGCCATACGTACCGTCCGGCATGGTGCTGGAATGTACAGCAACCACGCATTTTACTTTCCCGAAATCGCACATCCATTTACCGCCAATGTTCATTGCTTGTATACTTTTAACACCTTGTTGTGCCAGCCAATTGCACACTTCGTAACTTCCGATAACAGTGGCATTTGTGCGTTTTGCAATGGCAACCACATCTGCAATGTGATCTTCGTGTCCGTGCGAAACCAAAATATAATCCGCCGGAATTGTATTGATATCAATGTGTTTTGCTAATTTGTTCGGTGTAATAAAAGGATCAAAAAGCAAGTGTTTGCCGTTTATTTTTACTCCGAAACACGAATGACCGTAATAAATAATCTCCATAAATGATGTTTGAAAAAATAATTTTTTGAGCGTTAAAATTTTCGCTCTGGTAAAAATACGAACTAAGAGAGGAATAAACCTGCTTTACTTATCAGATATTTTAAACAAAAGATTGTTGAAAATAAAAAAAGCCCGCTAAAATCTTTTTTTTTACGAATTATTACTGTAAAAATTATTTTTCTAAAAAATGCGTTTGAAAAATTATTTTTTTGAAGGCTTTTTTCTTGATGAAAAAAGGTGAGAAATTAAACATTATCCAATTCTCTATTTTTTATTTTTTCATATACGATATTTGCAATCCAAAGTAAAATTGTCCCTTTAACTGGCTCAAGTGAAATAATTACAATTAATATAATTAATATTTTGCAAGGAATATTAAATTGCTTTCTATCAAAAAAAACAAAAATGGCAACAACATTACCACATATAAAATCAAAACAATCTGAGAGTCCTGTTAAAAATAGAGACTTCTCCATATATACACGTGTTAAAACAAATGTTGACAAGAAAGCTAACACATTAGCTATTATTGAAATTAAAAGTATAATAATGATATACTTTTTAAAAAGTATTATTTTCATAGTTTTTAAAATTAATTATTTTTTTCATGAAAAAGACGTTTGAAAAAATATTTTTTGAATCTTTTTATTTTCTTTTTGGCTTGAACCAAAAAGAAACAAAAAATTCAAGGCTGTGATTTCTCATTTTATTTTAGTTTCCTGAAAGCTATTCGTCGGGTGATTTCCTCGCACGCTCGGAACTTCCCGATCTCATCACGCTTTCATTTTGCTAAAATTTTATTCGAAATCAGATGCCGTTCAAAAATTATTTTTCTAAAAAAGACGTTTGAAAAATTATTTTTTTGAAGACTTATTTCCTCTACTAAAAAAGTTCGCTAAAAATTAATTTTTGAAAAAGACTAAATTAGCGGAATTAAATTTTAAAGCGTTTGAAAAAATAATTTTTCGAATCACTTTTTTAGATCATTTTCTAATAAAATTAAAATAAAGCTGTTAAAGCCGTATGCGAAAAATAATTTTTCTACTTTTTTTATCCACACTAATTTTTATAGTTGTTTCTCCAAATGCTTTTTCTTGGGGCTTTTACGGACATAAAAAAATAGAGGAAATGGCTGTTTTTACGCTACCTCCGCAGATGATTGGTTTTTATAAAAAGAACCAAGATTTTATTGTGAAACATTCTGTAGATCCCGATAAAAGAAGATTTAAAAACAAGCGCGAAGGTCCGCGGCATTTTATAGATATTGATCATTATGGAAAAAATCCTTTTGAAACTATTCCAGAAAGTTGGAAAGAAGCGGTGAAAAAATATTCGGAAGATACGCTGCAAACATACGGGATTGTGCCTTGGTACATTGACAAAATGGAATATTTGCTTACCGAAGCGTTTAAAGAAGGAGATCGGGAAAAAATAATTCACCTCTCTTCCGAAATCGGGCATTACATTGCCGATGCGCACGTTCCGCTGCATACTACGGAAAATTACAATGGACAATTTACGCATCAAGAGGGTATTCACGCGTTGTGGGAATCAGCGATCCCGGAATTGGAAGGCGATCAATACAATTATTTAGTTGGGCGCGCCAAGTATTTGGATAATCCGCTGAAAACCGCTTGGAAAGCCGTACAAGAAAGTTATTCTGAAAAAGATTCTGTTTTAAATTTGGAAATGGAATTGGAAAAAAAATTTTCGGATGATCAAAAATACACGTACAATTCCAAAGGCAAAAAAAAATATTCGGAAGCGTATATCGAAGCGTATAGTAAATTATTAAACGGAATGGTGCAACGTCGATTGCGCGCTTCCATTATTGATGTTGGGAGTTATTGGTACACGGCTTGGGTAAATGCCGGTCAGCCGGATTTAAACGCTTTGCTGCTGAAAGAACAAAACAATCCTGCTCTCCAAGATAACGAAAATACCGATAAGCAAGAAAATACGATTCATCCGAAAGGACATGAGGAATAAATGAGAATTAAGAATTAAGAATGTCGGGTTTAATTCATACGAAAAAATAATTTTTCGTATGGATTATTTTAATACTACACTTTTTGTTGAAACAGCTGCTGTACTAAACCATCCGACTGGTGTTGTTAAAGTATTGGAGGTATTTTTCTGAATGTTGCAATCCACGTTTGAGGGAGGCGTTGCAAACAAACCACCATTGGTAGTTTGAGTACGTACTTCTTGTAAAAATATAAATGTTTGATACGTGATGGCGTGAAGTTCCACCGTAAGGGAATCGCCTACATTTAATGCTGTTCCAAAGCGCAATTGTCGGATGGGTTGAATAAATAGTAAGCCATCGTCTGCGGAATTGTTAAAAGATCCATCTTGCGACACATTTATATCGGAAGGTTTGGTATCCAACACGCCATTCAGAAATTGCTTTATCCAATAAAAATCAACAATATGTGGGATATCCGTTGCATAAAAAACAGCGTGATATTTATCGCCGCTACCAAAACGATTGGCTTCTAATTGATACGTAATGGAATCAATTGGCGGTACAGGATTCATGATAGAAGTAGCAGAATAATTATCGCCGCTATAGCTGATGGAAAGTGTATAATGATGTCCAATAATGCCTAAAGTATCACCAATAGTAGGTGTCCAAATGTAATTTCCATTATTGGCATTATCTGTAAATGCGTACATCTTGTTATTCGTATTGTCCGTAACTTTTACCGTGGCTCCTGTAGCTGCTGGGCAAGGTTGATTGTCGAAATAATTGGCGGTTTGCGTCAATCGTATTTGCTGTGTTCCTGTTTTGTTTGTCAAGAAGGCATCCACCGCCAATTGAGATTGTCCTGGATTTAATTGAATGTCCATCACATCTTGGCATCCTGTAAAAAGAAATACGATAAAAAGAGTTCCGAAAATTATTTTTTTTGTCATCTGAAAAATTATTTTTTAAAACTTAAAATTGTAAGCGATAGAAGGAATTGCGGAGCCGATAATAGAATATCGAACTGCCTGCGTAACTTGCGGATTATTGGGATCTTCTTGAAAGAAGATAGAAAAAGGATTTCGTCTGTCATAGACATTATATACTGAAAATACCCAACTACCTTGCCATTTACGCGAATGATTTCTCTTGCTTTGAAGCGTAGCCGAAATATCCATCCGATCGTAAGGCGGTAAAATATAATTATTCCTACTGTTATTGACATTTTGCGGAATAATATATCCTTGTAACTCTATTCTGTCTGTCGGAAATGTAGCCGGAGTTCCGCTCATGTAAACAAAATTTGCAGAAAAACTCCAGCGTTCGTTCAAATCATACATCGTTACCACATTTAAATCGTGTGTGTGATTAAAACGTTGCGGATACCAATTGTTGTTATTGATGCCGTCCACTTTTAATTCGGTTCTCGCCAAGGTATAGCTAATCCAACCCGTAAATTTCCCTTTGTTTTTTTTGACGTAAAATTCTACTCCGTAAGCTCTGCCGATGCCATTGAGTAAATCTCCTTCGATGTAAGGGTTTAATAATAAATTGGCATCGTTGATATAATCTACTTGATGTTGCATGGATTTATAATACGTTTCCACAGATGTTTCGTAATCGTTGTGAAGCCCAAAGTTTCGGTAATAACCAATACTTCCTTGATCGGCAAGTTGAGGTGGAATATTATTTGTTGCCGGATTCCATACATCCAATGGCGTAGAAGCGGTGGTGTTGGAAACGAGGTAAATGTATTGCGCCGTTCGCATATAACTTATTTTTAAGGAACTACTTTCTGTCAAATCGTATTTTGCGGAAAAGCGAGGCTCCGGATTGGCATATTGTTTAATCACTTGCCCAGAAGTATAATTTTGTTCTCCGACAAGTGGTTTCCTTGCTCCTGCAGTCGTATCGCCATACAAATATGCAGTTCCACTTCCTAAATACTGATAAAATGAATAACGCAATCCATATTTTAAAATGAGTCGTGCACCAATTTTTTGTTCATTTTCGAGATAAATCGCACTTTCCAAGGCAAATTTATCTGGCAAGCTACTGTTTCTGCTTTCGCCACCACTGGTAAAAATAGCTGTCCCCGGTTGAAAATTATAATAAGAAGATTGTAATCCGAATTTAATCGTGTTTTGAGGATTTGGGAAAAAAGAAAATTCAGGTTTGATACTGTAACTGATGATGTGCGAAGTCCATTTAAAGGCGTTGGAATCGTTGTTACTACTAAACCCTAATGAATAATTGTAATTGCTATAAATAGCGGATGTATTCAAAAATAATTTATCATTGAACAAATGATTCCAGCGCAAAGTGGCGGTTTTATTGCCCCAATTGAAAGAAAATCCGGGTGCACCAAAATTATCCTGTCCCATATAACCAGAGAGATAGACGCGATTTTTATCATTTAACATGTAATTTGCTTTCAATGTTAAATCGTAAAAATTAAAAATAGAGCCTTTTAAATCGCTTATCAGGAAAGGCTGAGCGAGTACATCAACATACGAACGCCTGGCGGCAATAATAAAAGATCCTTTGCTCTTTTTAATCGGACCTTCCACAGCAAAACGACTGAAAACCAATCCAATTCCGCCTGAAAAATCAAATTTTTGATTGTCTCCTTCTTTCATGTGAATATCCAAAACAGAGGAAAGTCGTTCTCCATATTCAGCAGGAATTCCACCTTTGGTAAGTGTTACATCCTTCACGGCATCAGGATTAAACACCGAAAAAAAACCAAACAAATGCGAAGAATTAAACACGGGTGCATCGTCCAATAAAATTAAATTTTGATCTACTGAACCTCCACGCGCATTGTATCCGCTGGAACCTTCACCAACCGTACTGATACCTGGTAAAAATAAAATACTACGAATAATATCTGTTTCACCCATAAACATAGGAATTTTTTTTATCGTCCGAATATCCATTTTGGTTACGCCCACCTCCACGCTTTTTACATTTTCATTTTCCTTAGTAGCACTCACTTCTACGGTATTAAGTGCTTGTAGATTTTCATGCAAAGGAATATTCAGCTTTAAGTTGGCATTGAGCTGTATTTTTTTAGTAAATGAAGGATATCCGAGTGAATTGCAAATAAGGATATAATCTCCTTTCGGGATAGAAATGGAATAAAAACCGTATTCGTTGGCGGCAACTCCAGTGTTTAATTCTTTCACGGCGATGGTGGCGCCTGCCAACGCTTCACCACTTGCGGAATCTTTTACATATCCACTCACCGTAAAGGTTTGCGCAGATGCTGTACCTACAAACAGAAGTAAAAGCAAGATTAAAAAATTATTTTTCATAAGGGACTTAAAATTTCGCTGCAAAACTACGGAAACTTTTAAAACAAAAAACGTTTCCTTGGTTTTTTTCATTTGAAAAAATAATTTTTTGAAGGGAATACTATTTCGTTTTCCGCAGATAAATAAGAATTTTTTATTTATTGTATGAATATTGAGTTCATTGTAAAGCACATTTGAAAAACTATTTTTAAACGGCATCTGATTTCGAATAAAATTTTTTGAAATGAAGATGTGATGAGTTCGGGAAGTTTTGAGTATATAAGAGGGAATCACCTGACGAATAGATTTCGTAAAGCTTAAATGAAATGCGAAATCACAGTCTTAAATTTTTATTTCTTTTTTTTATGAAAAAGAAAATAAGAAAAATAAATTTAAAAAAATTATCTTTACTGATAAGAATTTAAATCTGTAAACTATGAAAAAGCCTATTTCTCTTTTGTTTAGTGCACTTTTATTGAGTACAATGGCATTTGCTCAAAAAGAAAAACAAATCACATCTCAAATAAAAAGGGTAACCGTCTTTTTAAGTGGTTGTGAAATTACTCGCACAGCGAATGTAACTATTCCCGAGGGCACTACACAAATGGTGTTGGATAATTTGTCATCCGAAATTCAGCAAAGTAGTATCCAAGTGAGTGGTAAAGGTGATTTTGTTATTGAAGCGGTAACACCGGAAATGAATTATTTACATAACGCTGAAAAATCGCCTCGCGAAAAGCAATTGGAAGATTCATTGAAAATGGAAAAAAATAATTTGGGAATGTTGAATGCGCAGCAAGCTGTGTTGGATGAGCAATCAAGACTGCTTACTTCCAACGAAAAAATTGGAGGAGCTAATATCGGACTTTCCATTGATGAGTTGAAAAAAGCGATGGCGTATTTTACCAGTCAATTGATGGATATAAAAACCCAAACAATGGCACTTGCGGATAAACAAGAGGAGGCAAATAAAAAGATTAATAGGTTACAAGATCAGTTGAACGAACTGACTCAGAAAAACAATCAACCTACAGGAGAAATACTTGTTACCGTTACAGCAAAAACAGCAGTTAAAGGCTCTTTTGAACTAACTTATTATATTGCGAATGCAGGATGGAAACCTTCTTATGATATTCGTGTAAAAAATACGCAAGATTCAGTAGCTTTAACTTATAAAGCAGATATTTGGCAAAGTACAAATGTAGATTGGGATAAAGCTGATATCACACTTTCTACAGGTAATCCTACACAACCTGGTACGCAGCCAACTCTAAACTCTCTTTATGTAGATTTTCATACTCCGCCTGTTTATAGTCGTAATGGGTATGCGCCAAGCAGCCCCGTTGCAGCCTCACAAATGGAAGTTAAAAGCGAAGTTGGAGTTTATGAAGGAGATGTATCATCACAAACAACTGCCAATTATACAGCGCAAACAAGTAATGAACTGAGTACTACATTTCACATACAACGACCTTTTTCCGTTCCTTCGGATGCGAAGCCGCATACAACGGAAATAGCTGTACATAATATTAATAGCACTTATGATTATTATGCAGTGCCTAAGTTGGATAAAAATGCTTTTTTAATTGCGAATGTCACCGGATGGGATCAATATAAATTACTGGCAGGCAATGCCAATGTTTTTTATAAAGGCACTTATGTGGGTAAAAGTTATATCAATCCTGAAAACACCAACGATACGCTGAAAGTATCGTTGGGCAGGGATAAAGATATTGTGATTGAACGCAAAAAAGTACAAGACTATACCAAAGAAGCGATAATTGGAGATCACAAAGAAGTCAACTATACTTATGAATTAACTGTTCGGAATACAGGTAGCGATAATATTCAAATAATTATGGAAGATCAAGTGCCGATTTCCAAACAGAAAAAGATTGTTGTTAAACTGAAAGATCA
This genomic stretch from Bacteroidia bacterium harbors:
- a CDS encoding metal-dependent hydrolase produces the protein MEIIYYGHSCFGVKINGKHLLFDPFITPNKLAKHIDINTIPADYILVSHGHEDHIADVVAIAKRTNATVIGSYEVCNWLAQQGVKSIQAMNIGGKWMCDFGKVKCVVAVHSSTMPDGTYGGNPMGFIIESGEGNFYYAGDTALTYDMKLIGEFRKLNFAFLPIGDYFTMGVDNAIIAADFIHCNKIIGMHYDTFPPIEIDKEEAKTKFQRAGKELILMPIGTISNV
- a CDS encoding zinc dependent phospholipase C family protein: MRKIIFLLFLSTLIFIVVSPNAFSWGFYGHKKIEEMAVFTLPPQMIGFYKKNQDFIVKHSVDPDKRRFKNKREGPRHFIDIDHYGKNPFETIPESWKEAVKKYSEDTLQTYGIVPWYIDKMEYLLTEAFKEGDREKIIHLSSEIGHYIADAHVPLHTTENYNGQFTHQEGIHALWESAIPELEGDQYNYLVGRAKYLDNPLKTAWKAVQESYSEKDSVLNLEMELEKKFSDDQKYTYNSKGKKKYSEAYIEAYSKLLNGMVQRRLRASIIDVGSYWYTAWVNAGQPDLNALLLKEQNNPALQDNENTDKQENTIHPKGHEE
- a CDS encoding DUF4249 domain-containing protein, coding for MTKKIIFGTLFIVFLFTGCQDVMDIQLNPGQSQLAVDAFLTNKTGTQQIRLTQTANYFDNQPCPAATGATVKVTDNTNNKMYAFTDNANNGNYIWTPTIGDTLGIIGHHYTLSISYSGDNYSATSIMNPVPPIDSITYQLEANRFGSGDKYHAVFYATDIPHIVDFYWIKQFLNGVLDTKPSDINVSQDGSFNNSADDGLLFIQPIRQLRFGTALNVGDSLTVELHAITYQTFIFLQEVRTQTTNGGLFATPPSNVDCNIQKNTSNTLTTPVGWFSTAAVSTKSVVLK
- a CDS encoding TonB-dependent receptor, whose translation is MKNNFLILLLLLFVGTASAQTFTVSGYVKDSASGEALAGATIAVKELNTGVAANEYGFYSISIPKGDYILICNSLGYPSFTKKIQLNANLKLNIPLHENLQALNTVEVSATKENENVKSVEVGVTKMDIRTIKKIPMFMGETDIIRSILFLPGISTVGEGSSGYNARGGSVDQNLILLDDAPVFNSSHLFGFFSVFNPDAVKDVTLTKGGIPAEYGERLSSVLDIHMKEGDNQKFDFSGGIGLVFSRFAVEGPIKKSKGSFIIAARRSYVDVLAQPFLISDLKGSIFNFYDLTLKANYMLNDKNRVYLSGYMGQDNFGAPGFSFNWGNKTATLRWNHLFNDKLFLNTSAIYSNYNYSLGFSSNNDSNAFKWTSHIISYSIKPEFSFFPNPQNTIKFGLQSSYYNFQPGTAIFTSGGESRNSSLPDKFALESAIYLENEQKIGARLILKYGLRYSFYQYLGSGTAYLYGDTTAGARKPLVGEQNYTSGQVIKQYANPEPRFSAKYDLTESSSLKISYMRTAQYIYLVSNTTASTPLDVWNPATNNIPPQLADQGSIGYYRNFGLHNDYETSVETYYKSMQHQVDYINDANLLLNPYIEGDLLNGIGRAYGVEFYVKKNKGKFTGWISYTLARTELKVDGINNNNWYPQRFNHTHDLNVVTMYDLNERWSFSANFVYMSGTPATFPTDRIELQGYIIPQNVNNSRNNYILPPYDRMDISATLQSKRNHSRKWQGSWVFSVYNVYDRRNPFSIFFQEDPNNPQVTQAVRYSIIGSAIPSIAYNFKF
- a CDS encoding mucoidy inhibitor MuiA family protein, producing the protein MKKPISLLFSALLLSTMAFAQKEKQITSQIKRVTVFLSGCEITRTANVTIPEGTTQMVLDNLSSEIQQSSIQVSGKGDFVIEAVTPEMNYLHNAEKSPREKQLEDSLKMEKNNLGMLNAQQAVLDEQSRLLTSNEKIGGANIGLSIDELKKAMAYFTSQLMDIKTQTMALADKQEEANKKINRLQDQLNELTQKNNQPTGEILVTVTAKTAVKGSFELTYYIANAGWKPSYDIRVKNTQDSVALTYKADIWQSTNVDWDKADITLSTGNPTQPGTQPTLNSLYVDFHTPPVYSRNGYAPSSPVAASQMEVKSEVGVYEGDVSSQTTANYTAQTSNELSTTFHIQRPFSVPSDAKPHTTEIAVHNINSTYDYYAVPKLDKNAFLIANVTGWDQYKLLAGNANVFYKGTYVGKSYINPENTNDTLKVSLGRDKDIVIERKKVQDYTKEAIIGDHKEVNYTYELTVRNTGSDNIQIIMEDQVPISKQKKIVVKLKDQGDASYNEGTGLLRWKLTLKPDETSKHKFIYNIDYPKDKVIQYE